The sequence below is a genomic window from Streptomyces sp. B21-105.
GCCGCCATCTCGCACGCCACCCGGACCAGCAGCGCCACGTTGAGATAGCGGGTGGGGTCGGCGGCGATCTGCGCGAGCTTGGCGCTGCCGCGCCGCCCGGACCGTACGGCCTCCTCGGCGCGGAAGCTGGACACGCGCGCGAGGCCCGCCTCCGCGCAGGCTGCGAGCCACGCTACGACGACCAGGGCGATCGCGCCGGCGATGAGGGTGGGGCTCATGAGACGGTCGGCGCCGGCGACGGACCGGTCAGGCCCTTCTCGGCCCGCCAGCCGTCCACGATGGCCGCCTGAAGGCCGAACATCTCGGCCTTCTCGTCCGGCTCCTCGTGGTCGTAACCCAGCAGGTGCAGCACCCCGTGGACCGTGAGCAGTTGCAGCTCCTCGTCCATGGAGTGCTCCGTGGGCGCTTCCTTGCCCTGCCGCTCGGCGACCTCGGGACACAGCACGATGTCACCGAGGAGGCCCTGCGGGGGCTCGTCGTCGTCCTTCGACGGCGGCCTCAGCTCGTCCATCGGGAAGGACATGACGTCGGTCGGCCCCGGCAGGTCCATCCACTGGATGTGCAGCTGCTCCATGGCGTCGGCGTCCACGACGATCACCGAGAGTTCGGAGAGCGGGTGGATGCGCATCCGCGCGAGCGCGTAGCGGGCGATGTCGAGGACCGCCTGCTCGTCGACCTCGGTTCCGGACTCGTTGTTGACGTCGATCGACATGGCGCTGCTCGTCTACTTCCGCTTGTTACGGCCGCCCTGGTGGGTGCCGTTCTCCGTACCGTTGTGGCTGTCGTACTTCTCGTACGCGTCGACGATACGGCCGACCAGCTTGTGCCGGACGACGTCCTGGGACGACAGGCGGGAGAAGTGCACGTCGTCGACGCCCTCGAGGATCTCCTGGACCTGCCGCAGGCCCGACTTGGTGCCGTTCGGCAGGTCGACCTGCGTCACGTCACCCGTGATCACGATCTTCGAGTCGAACCCGAGCCGGGTCAGGAACATCTTCATCTGCTCGGGGCTCGTGTTCTGCGCCTCGTCCAGGATGATGAAGGCGTCGTTGAGCGTGTTGTGCGTCAGCAGATAGTCCGTGGTGACGTAGAGGGAGTCCTCGGCGGCCACCTGGATGCAAACGGTCTCCTCCCGACCGGCCGGCTCGATCGAGTCGATGAACCGCATCGGGCGTCCGCCGCCTCCAGACGCGATGTACTTGTCGCGCTTGCGAGCGAGGCGGAAGGGCTCGATGCCTTCAGGGAGGCGGATGTCGACGACGTGGGCGTCACGGCGATGCACGACTTCCCGCCCGCCCGCAAAGCCCGGTTCGCGGCCCTCCGCCGGCCTGCGGCGGGTGTACGCGACTCCGCCCAGCGACTGCACGAGCGCGATCACGTCGTCGCGGAGCAGGATCGATGTCGTCGTGTACTGAATGCGGCAGGTGCGGTCCTTCTGCGTGACGGGACCGCCGTCGGAGTCGAGCAGGCCCTGCAGGACGGCCAGTCGGACGTCGGCCGAGTTGTACAGGTAGTCGTCAGGGACGAACTTGGTGTGCGAACGGGTGCGCAGCAGGTCCATCTGGCGCAGAGCCCGTGTGACGGGATTCTCCAACGTGACCACGTCACCCGGAGACTTGATCCGGTTGAGGACGTAGTCGGGTCCGCTCGTGTGTCGCACCACGACACCGGGAAGCGCGCCTTCCAGCGCCTCGGCCAGCTCCGGATCTTCCGTGGCGAAGGACGGCGTCATGGAGCCGGTGAGGCACCCGTCACCCAGCAGCAGCCCCAGCGCGTAAGGGTCCATCGGGACCTCACGCTCGGGGAAGCACACCGGTGCCGTGAGCGTCGGCAGCTCGTACCGGCGCGCGTGCGCCGCACGCAGGTTGCCGATCATCTCCTGGGTCTC
It includes:
- a CDS encoding PhoH family protein, with protein sequence MTHTPTAHTPAQGKARAQFTVPAQHPMVTVLGSGDSLLRVIETAFPAADIHVRGNEISAVGDPREVALVQRLFDEMMLVLRTGQPMTEDAVERSIAMLRASENGTNDGQETPAEVLTQNILSSRGRTIRPKTLNQKRYVDAIDKHTIVFGIGPAGTGKTYLAMAKAVQALQSKQVNRIILTRPAVEAGERLGFLPGTLYEKIDPYLRPLYDALHDMLDPDSIPKLMASGTIEVAPLAYMRGRSQPVFTNVLTPDGWRPMGDLEVGDLVIGSNGEPTPVLGVYPQGERDIYRVTAQDGSWTLCCGEHLWTVRTRADVRRNKPWRVLETQEMIGNLRAAHARRYELPTLTAPVCFPEREVPMDPYALGLLLGDGCLTGSMTPSFATEDPELAEALEGALPGVVVRHTSGPDYVLNRIKSPGDVVTLENPVTRALRQMDLLRTRSHTKFVPDDYLYNSADVRLAVLQGLLDSDGGPVTQKDRTCRIQYTTTSILLRDDVIALVQSLGGVAYTRRRPAEGREPGFAGGREVVHRRDAHVVDIRLPEGIEPFRLARKRDKYIASGGGGRPMRFIDSIEPAGREETVCIQVAAEDSLYVTTDYLLTHNTLNDAFIILDEAQNTSPEQMKMFLTRLGFDSKIVITGDVTQVDLPNGTKSGLRQVQEILEGVDDVHFSRLSSQDVVRHKLVGRIVDAYEKYDSHNGTENGTHQGGRNKRK
- the ybeY gene encoding rRNA maturation RNase YbeY; translated protein: MSIDVNNESGTEVDEQAVLDIARYALARMRIHPLSELSVIVVDADAMEQLHIQWMDLPGPTDVMSFPMDELRPPSKDDDEPPQGLLGDIVLCPEVAERQGKEAPTEHSMDEELQLLTVHGVLHLLGYDHEEPDEKAEMFGLQAAIVDGWRAEKGLTGPSPAPTVS